One genomic region from Ptychodera flava strain L36383 chromosome 14, AS_Pfla_20210202, whole genome shotgun sequence encodes:
- the LOC139150264 gene encoding protein phosphatase 1 regulatory subunit 36-like isoform X1, whose amino-acid sequence MSAAAEIFEPLPQPTSGRWIWKEETNTLEFASSKNLMTTFASGVDSKDKRKRNKNITFGDGRKGDRSTPVTKYGMRNQAGGRMQQTRGYGGRSPRPTIKADADHTTVTLDDVKAVSLATLSEVHNPAEQFEDLISHAQFDDFLTALLNYFDGFFDKLAQERKPKTLTSEPSRAEKQYLHELSLKLEAAQKRLAQSYCVLVLGLGMDDFHHMGCGQQRVSSTYKDREMYETFYKYCVYVIWIVFRRKEFELVNKEIGRMLRSDVFNPALRVKHATEAAKKEDQLNNPDRKKLTPAQYRRQHPKRPAIKSIINQRSPVLVSVLPSPKQEADWLFRKPRPSSAGGLLEVPDDEDEDDDQMAASAVMKKLNTRIGIIGEPLSQYNPATLAPVGSEQDDENEENESRRGSVFGTSAGTPGQRPSRPITEMSHATTEAPPDEDTDEEAEME is encoded by the exons ATGTCAGCTGCTGCTGAAATCTTTGAGCCG CTACCGCAACCGACATCAGGACGATGGATATGGAAAGAAGAAACAAATACATTGGAGTTTGCTTCGAG CAAAAATCTGATGACAACTTTTGCATCTGGTGTGGACAGCAAGGATAAAaggaagagaaacaaaaacatcaCCTTTGGAGATGGCAGAAAAGGTGACAG ATCCACTCCGGTCACTAAATACGGTATGCGAAATCAGGCAGGTGGCCGAATGCAGCAAACACGAGGTTATGGCGGTAGATCACCTCGACCAACCATTAAAGCTGATGCAGACCATACCACAGTTACGCTAGATGATGTCAAAG CCGTTTCCCTAGCAACACTGTCAGAAGTTCATAATCCTGCGGAGCAGTTTGAAGATCTTATCAG tcATGCGCAGTTTGATGATTTCCTCACAGCATTATTAAATTACTTTGATGGTTTCTTTGACAAACTTGCCCAGGAGAGAAAACCCAAAACACTGACAAG tGAACCTAGCAGGGCAGAAAAGCAGTATCTGCATGAACTCTCGCTCAAGTTAGAAGCAGCTCAGAAAAGACTGGCTCAAAGTTACTGTGTCTTAGTGTTAGGCCTTGGTATGGATGATTTTCACCATATGGGCTGTGGACA GCAGAGGGTATCATCTACTTACAAAGACAGGGAGATGTATGAG ACGTTTTATAAGTACTGTGTTTACGTTATCTGGATTGTGTTCAGAAGGAAAGAATTTGAATTGGTGAACAAAGAAATCGGCAG GATGCTTCGCTCAGATGTCTTTAATCCAGCCTTGCGTGTTAAACATGCAACAGAGGCTGCCAAAAAGGAGGACCAATTAAACAATCCAGATAGGAAGAAACTTACCCCTGCTCAGTATAGAAGACAACATCC GAAAAGACCGGCAATTAAAAGTATTATAAA TCAAAGATCACCAGTGTTGGTGTCTGTCCTACCATCTCCAAAACAAGAGGCAGATTGGCTGTTCAGGAAGCCAAGGCCTTCATCTGCTGG TGGATTGTTAGAGGTACCAgatgatgaggatgaggatgatgaccAGATGGCTGCATCAGCAGTGATGAAGAAACTTAACACAAG GATTGGCATTATTGGAGAACCACTAAGTCAATACAATCCAGCAACCCTGGCTCCAGTTGGATCTGAACAAGAtgatgaaaatgaagaaaacgaATCCAGGCGAGG GTCAGTCTTCGGTACATCTGCCGGAACACCAG GCCAGAGACCAAGCCGTCCCATCACAGAAATGTCACAcgcaacaacagaggctccACCAGACGAGGATACCGATGAAGAAGCAGAGATGGAGTAA
- the LOC139150264 gene encoding protein phosphatase 1 regulatory subunit 36-like isoform X2, whose protein sequence is MSAAAEIFEPLPQPTSGRWIWKEETNTLEFASSKNLMTTFASGVDSKDKRKRNKNITFGDGRKGDRSTPVTKYGMRNQAGGRMQQTRGYGGRSPRPTIKADADHTTVTLDDVKAVSLATLSEVHNPAEQFEDLISHAQFDDFLTALLNYFDGFFDKLAQERKPKTLTSEPSRAEKQYLHELSLKLEAAQKRLAQSYCVLVLGLGMDDFHHMGCGQQRVSSTYKDREMYETFYKYCVYVIWIVFRRKEFELVNKEIGRMLRSDVFNPALRVKHATEAAKKEDQLNNPDRKKLTPAQYRRQHPKRPAIKSIINQRSPVLVSVLPSPKQEADWLFRKPRPSSAGGLLEVPDDEDEDDDQMAASAVMKKLNTRIGIIGEPLSQYNPATLAPVGSEQDDENEENESRRGP, encoded by the exons ATGTCAGCTGCTGCTGAAATCTTTGAGCCG CTACCGCAACCGACATCAGGACGATGGATATGGAAAGAAGAAACAAATACATTGGAGTTTGCTTCGAG CAAAAATCTGATGACAACTTTTGCATCTGGTGTGGACAGCAAGGATAAAaggaagagaaacaaaaacatcaCCTTTGGAGATGGCAGAAAAGGTGACAG ATCCACTCCGGTCACTAAATACGGTATGCGAAATCAGGCAGGTGGCCGAATGCAGCAAACACGAGGTTATGGCGGTAGATCACCTCGACCAACCATTAAAGCTGATGCAGACCATACCACAGTTACGCTAGATGATGTCAAAG CCGTTTCCCTAGCAACACTGTCAGAAGTTCATAATCCTGCGGAGCAGTTTGAAGATCTTATCAG tcATGCGCAGTTTGATGATTTCCTCACAGCATTATTAAATTACTTTGATGGTTTCTTTGACAAACTTGCCCAGGAGAGAAAACCCAAAACACTGACAAG tGAACCTAGCAGGGCAGAAAAGCAGTATCTGCATGAACTCTCGCTCAAGTTAGAAGCAGCTCAGAAAAGACTGGCTCAAAGTTACTGTGTCTTAGTGTTAGGCCTTGGTATGGATGATTTTCACCATATGGGCTGTGGACA GCAGAGGGTATCATCTACTTACAAAGACAGGGAGATGTATGAG ACGTTTTATAAGTACTGTGTTTACGTTATCTGGATTGTGTTCAGAAGGAAAGAATTTGAATTGGTGAACAAAGAAATCGGCAG GATGCTTCGCTCAGATGTCTTTAATCCAGCCTTGCGTGTTAAACATGCAACAGAGGCTGCCAAAAAGGAGGACCAATTAAACAATCCAGATAGGAAGAAACTTACCCCTGCTCAGTATAGAAGACAACATCC GAAAAGACCGGCAATTAAAAGTATTATAAA TCAAAGATCACCAGTGTTGGTGTCTGTCCTACCATCTCCAAAACAAGAGGCAGATTGGCTGTTCAGGAAGCCAAGGCCTTCATCTGCTGG TGGATTGTTAGAGGTACCAgatgatgaggatgaggatgatgaccAGATGGCTGCATCAGCAGTGATGAAGAAACTTAACACAAG GATTGGCATTATTGGAGAACCACTAAGTCAATACAATCCAGCAACCCTGGCTCCAGTTGGATCTGAACAAGAtgatgaaaatgaagaaaacgaATCCAGGCGAGG ACCCTAG
- the LOC139150262 gene encoding titin homolog isoform X2, which produces MGSQQETEHQSLTDSISEELSGIISNCQRLQRADLKDVMLQSFKLFQKTLKVIKTLEVSNHDLQNRLDSLPRKKSRRGKKGDSGKKRGNGGNGTVADLECKAADVMSDSVSSEKMDTEVVRLDENKSESEVVSESTENEPDRADDVKRSKPKVQKLKIKLKMFPQHGKVSHQKAAKRLDDIEVTLAAGGDTEQACTDMEDESCERVGDEICTVAEDDSLAVVEDESGAATAGVNDTAAADKNGAAVEDKIQIDAENDDSKDSEDVILVPDESMVSESTDISKEHKDDVTCSDSDGESSESSSVVVKRKLDFESSERPQKIAKGENCDTKPLYVSCLDVKYICSNYKKIKKGLQNGLRHFCIFTKSPKEKDEVLKLTALFHLTVRIIPSKIVSGTKSLILYKTSRTVIPTLEDLEQFIHRLEKQDESIESMTPDMSTSTCSSHDDGFETAISSPDNSVLSPLLSESQSSSDNP; this is translated from the exons ATGGGAAGTCAACAGGAAACTGAACATCAGAGTCTTACAg ATTCCATTTCAGAGGAACTGTCAGGCATTATAAGTAACTGCCAAAGGTTGCAGAGAGCAGATTTAAAGGATGTCATGTTGCAGTCTTTCAAACTCTTTCAGAAGACACTTAAAG TGATAAAGACTTTGGAGGTCAGCAATCATGATTTAC AAAATAGGCTGGACAGCCTTCCCAGGAAAAAATCCAGAAGGGGAAAGAAAGGGGACAGTGGGAAGAAACGGGGCAATGGAGGCAATGGAACTGTTGCAGACCTGGAGTGTAAAGCAGCTGATGTCATGTCTGATAGTGTAAGCTCTGAAAAGATGGACACAGAAGTTGTGAGGCTTGATGAAAACAAGAGTGAAAGTGAAGTGGTTAGTGAATCAACAGAGAACGAACCTGATAGGGCAGATGATGTAAAAAGGTCAAAACCAAAGGTACAGAAACTGAAGATTAAGTTAAAGATGTTCCCCCAGCATGGGAAAGTCTCTCACCAGAAAGCTGCCAAAAGACTGGATGATATTGAGGTGACCCTAGCTGCTGGTGGTGACACTGAGCAGGCTTGTACTGACATGGAAGATGAAAGTTGTGAAAGAGTGGGAGATGAGATATGCACAGTTGCAGAAGATGACAGTCTTGCAGTTGTGGAAGATGAGAGTGGTGCAGCCACAGCAGGCGTGAATGATACAGCTGCAGCTGACAAGAATGGTGCAGCTGTGGAAGACAAGATACAAATAGATGCAGAAAACGATGACTCAAAAGATTCAGAAGACGTGATTTTGGTACCTGACGAGTCAATGGTCAGTGAAAGCACTGACATTTCCAAAGAACACAAAGATGACGTGACATGTTCTGATAGTGATGGAGAATCATCTGAGAGCAGCTCAGTGGTAGTGAAGAGAAAACTAGATTTTGAATCAAGTGAACGACCCCAGAAAATTGCCAAG ggTGAAAATTGTGACACAAAACCACTG TATGTCTCGTGTCTCGatgtcaagtacatttgtagtaATTACAAGAAGATCAAAAAGGGCCTTCAGAATGGCTTACGTCA CTTTTGCATCTtcacaaaatcaccaaaagAGAAGGACGAAGTTCTGAAGTTGACTGCACTGTTTCATTTAACTGTGAGAATAATACCTTCCAAGATAGTGAGTGGCACCAAATCACTGATCCTCTACAAGACAAG TCGGACTGTGATACCGACCCTTGAGGACTTGGAGCAGTTCATCCATAGACTTGAGAAACAAGATGAATCCATTGAGAGTATGACACCAGACATGTCTACCAGTACATGTAGCTCACACGATGATGGATTTGAAACAGCCATATCTTCTCCAGATAATAGTGTGCTTTCCCCTTTGCTATCAGAGTCTCAGTCATCAAGTG acAATCCATGA
- the LOC139150262 gene encoding titin homolog isoform X1 — translation MGSQQETEHQSLTDSISEELSGIISNCQRLQRADLKDVMLQSFKLFQKTLKVIKTLEVSNHDLQNRLDSLPRKKSRRGKKGDSGKKRGNGGNGTVADLECKAADVMSDSVSSEKMDTEVVRLDENKSESEVVSESTENEPDRADDVKRSKPKVQKLKIKLKMFPQHGKVSHQKAAKRLDDIEVTLAAGGDTEQACTDMEDESCERVGDEICTVAEDDSLAVVEDESGAATAGVNDTAAADKNGAAVEDKIQIDAENDDSKDSEDVILVPDESMVSESTDISKEHKDDVTCSDSDGESSESSSVVVKRKLDFESSERPQKIAKYVSCLDVKYICSNYKKIKKGLQNGLRHFCIFTKSPKEKDEVLKLTALFHLTVRIIPSKIVSGTKSLILYKTSRTVIPTLEDLEQFIHRLEKQDESIESMTPDMSTSTCSSHDDGFETAISSPDNSVLSPLLSESQSSSDNP, via the exons ATGGGAAGTCAACAGGAAACTGAACATCAGAGTCTTACAg ATTCCATTTCAGAGGAACTGTCAGGCATTATAAGTAACTGCCAAAGGTTGCAGAGAGCAGATTTAAAGGATGTCATGTTGCAGTCTTTCAAACTCTTTCAGAAGACACTTAAAG TGATAAAGACTTTGGAGGTCAGCAATCATGATTTAC AAAATAGGCTGGACAGCCTTCCCAGGAAAAAATCCAGAAGGGGAAAGAAAGGGGACAGTGGGAAGAAACGGGGCAATGGAGGCAATGGAACTGTTGCAGACCTGGAGTGTAAAGCAGCTGATGTCATGTCTGATAGTGTAAGCTCTGAAAAGATGGACACAGAAGTTGTGAGGCTTGATGAAAACAAGAGTGAAAGTGAAGTGGTTAGTGAATCAACAGAGAACGAACCTGATAGGGCAGATGATGTAAAAAGGTCAAAACCAAAGGTACAGAAACTGAAGATTAAGTTAAAGATGTTCCCCCAGCATGGGAAAGTCTCTCACCAGAAAGCTGCCAAAAGACTGGATGATATTGAGGTGACCCTAGCTGCTGGTGGTGACACTGAGCAGGCTTGTACTGACATGGAAGATGAAAGTTGTGAAAGAGTGGGAGATGAGATATGCACAGTTGCAGAAGATGACAGTCTTGCAGTTGTGGAAGATGAGAGTGGTGCAGCCACAGCAGGCGTGAATGATACAGCTGCAGCTGACAAGAATGGTGCAGCTGTGGAAGACAAGATACAAATAGATGCAGAAAACGATGACTCAAAAGATTCAGAAGACGTGATTTTGGTACCTGACGAGTCAATGGTCAGTGAAAGCACTGACATTTCCAAAGAACACAAAGATGACGTGACATGTTCTGATAGTGATGGAGAATCATCTGAGAGCAGCTCAGTGGTAGTGAAGAGAAAACTAGATTTTGAATCAAGTGAACGACCCCAGAAAATTGCCAAG TATGTCTCGTGTCTCGatgtcaagtacatttgtagtaATTACAAGAAGATCAAAAAGGGCCTTCAGAATGGCTTACGTCA CTTTTGCATCTtcacaaaatcaccaaaagAGAAGGACGAAGTTCTGAAGTTGACTGCACTGTTTCATTTAACTGTGAGAATAATACCTTCCAAGATAGTGAGTGGCACCAAATCACTGATCCTCTACAAGACAAG TCGGACTGTGATACCGACCCTTGAGGACTTGGAGCAGTTCATCCATAGACTTGAGAAACAAGATGAATCCATTGAGAGTATGACACCAGACATGTCTACCAGTACATGTAGCTCACACGATGATGGATTTGAAACAGCCATATCTTCTCCAGATAATAGTGTGCTTTCCCCTTTGCTATCAGAGTCTCAGTCATCAAGTG acAATCCATGA